The nucleotide window CCGGACCGTAAACGTACGCTCGATTTAAAAAGGAAAAAGCGAGCACGGACGCTGCGAAAAAGAGAGAAAAAGAATCAATAAAAGAACGCTTTATACTACAACTTTTTGACAAAGGAAAACAGCCGGTAACCCTATCTACAAAGGGGATTATGGCTGTTTTTTTCACACTGTTTGGTTGCAAAAGTTAAGCAGGGAATGCTGAACAACTTGCAGCTATCAGCTGAAGCCGGGATGCCGCTTCCATGGCTTCGCTTTCCGCGGACGAACGGTCAAGCCTCCTCGCGGCGCTGCGGGGGCTTGACGCGTCCGTTTTTCCGCTGGAGTCTCGCCATTGCAGCACCGTCCCTCCGTACGTTGCCAGAAGTGCAAGGGTTTTTTTGTTTATAGGATGGATTTCCTTACATCCAGCTTTGACAACACCAACGGAAAATGCTTATGTGCCAGTCTTTTTCCGTTATTTAGCAGTCCCTAAGTAACATAATCCACTTTTTGAAAAGCCAGTGGCAAACGTTCACTAACTTATGATAGGATATGAAAGGTTGACTTGTAGTACACAAACTGACGTAAACTGTAAGGAGAACGAAAAAGTGAATACATCTGTTTCTCGTATTTTATTCGTCTCGACAGCTAGTGCTTTTACCTTTGCTGTGATTGGTATTGTGTGGGGGATATACAGTTCATCACAAATGATTCTATTCGATGGCCTGTATTCGATCATCAGCTTAGTCATGTCGTTAATGGCTATTCTCGCGTCTCAATACATCAATAAAGATGATGAGAAAAAATTTCCCTTCGGAAAAACAGCCATTCAACCCATGATAGTAGTCATGCAAGCCATCGTTATGGGCTTGTTATGCGTTTCTGCTCTCACTTCATCCGTTATTGCATTGCTTACCGGCGGGAGAGAGATCGCTGTAGGAAGCGCCCTATTATATGGTTTTTTTTCATTGGTCTTTTGTTTTGCAGTTCAGCTCTTCTTTAGCAAGAACAAGCATCGATCGGAATTTATTCGTTCAGAAGCTGCCCAGTGGTTTATGGACACGATTCTAAGTTTAGCCGTTGTTATCGGTTTTCTTATAGCGTTATTCCTCGATAATACGCCATGGGCGTTCATCATTGATTATATAGATCCAACGATGGTGTTATTAGCCGGTTTATATTTTTTATCTGTTCCCATCAAGCTGATTCGTAAAAATGGAAAAGAACTTCTCATGATGACACCTGATCAAGATTTATTCAACAATATTCGTTTTGAAATGGCGATCCTGGAGCGAAAATACAACATTCAGGATTCTTGGTTACGAATGGCTAAAATGAGCGATGTTTTGTATCTGGACATCGATATCATCGTAAGTAATGATTCAACTATTTCAACCATAGAAGATTCGGATATGTTTCGAGAAGAATTTCAACAACAACTGGATCAATATGACGTTGTCCCATGGGTCACCATTGCTTTTACAAAAGAGAGGAAATGGGCGGAATGATGATAGTGGAAAAATTTGATGATAGTGGATTCTTTACAAATTTATGTAAAGCCCGTACAATAGAAAATGATGGTCATAAGGAGGCTGAGTTATATGAGTAAGCATGTTGCTGTTCTCGTTACAGACATGGTAGAGGAAATTGAATTAACCGATCCTGTGAAAGCTTATAAAGAAGCTGGTCACACGGTAGATATTATTAGCAATGAAGGAAACAAAACAATCAATGGCAAAAATGGAGACGAAATACAAGCAGATCGGGGAATAGATGAAGTGAATGCAAATGATTATGATGCATTGCTCGTTCCCGGCGGTTTTTCTCCGGACTTACTTCGTATTGATCCAAAGAATAGTGAGTTTGCAAAAGCATTTTTGCAAGATAACAAACCAGTATTTGCAATTTGCCATGGTCCGCAGTTCCTCGTCAATACAGACCTACTAAAAGGAAGAGAGCTAACGAGCTTTGTTTCCGTAAGAAAAGACTTGGAAAATGCAGGGGCAACGGTAAAAGATGAAGAGGTTATCGTAGATGGAAACCTTGTAACAAGCAGAACACCTGATGATCTTCCTGCATTCAATCGCGAATCTCTAAACCTTTTGGAGAAATAATCTTTGAATCGTGAGGGAAGTTGCTAATGACGCAGCTTCCCTTTATTTTTACCCAATAAAATTCATTAAAAATTCCCTATTTTATCGTTTTTATGAATATCTCTTGTTCCTGCATGCACGTTTTGATTAAAATTAAATATCCAGGCATAGGAGGAGTAATCTTTCATGAAAAAATACATGGCACTTGGCTTGGTCATAGCATTGGCAGGTTGTGCCCCTGATGAGGAGGAACCGGAATCTGAAACTGGCGAAGATATTGATGATCAGGAAGATGAAACAACGGATGAGGATGGGGAAGCCTTTGACGTCGAAGACGGGGAATATGAAGAAATCGCCACCGGACTTGAAGCGCCCTGGTCGATCGTGAGGGCCGATGATGATGAATTTTTTATCACGGAGCGGGCAGGCGCGATCGTTCATATTGATGGAGAAGAGGTCACACAAGAAGATATCAATCTTAACGAAGAGGTGTGGGATGAAGGAGAAGGCGGTCTTCTCGGGATGGTGCTCGTTCCGGAAGGCGATGAGGAAGCGATCGTATATCACACGTACGAGGATGACGAAGGAACGGTGTTGAATCGAATTGTCGCGATTGAACGGGATGCTGAAGGTTGGCAGGAAACCGACGTGCTCCTTGACGACATCCCCGGAGATACGATCCATGACGGCGGACGCCTCGCCATTGGCCCCGATGATCATTTGTACGCTACGACTGGAGACGCTGACGTAGAGGAATTATCTCAAGATACCGACAGCCTTGCAGGAAACATTTTACG belongs to Salicibibacter cibi and includes:
- a CDS encoding cation diffusion facilitator family transporter translates to MNTSVSRILFVSTASAFTFAVIGIVWGIYSSSQMILFDGLYSIISLVMSLMAILASQYINKDDEKKFPFGKTAIQPMIVVMQAIVMGLLCVSALTSSVIALLTGGREIAVGSALLYGFFSLVFCFAVQLFFSKNKHRSEFIRSEAAQWFMDTILSLAVVIGFLIALFLDNTPWAFIIDYIDPTMVLLAGLYFLSVPIKLIRKNGKELLMMTPDQDLFNNIRFEMAILERKYNIQDSWLRMAKMSDVLYLDIDIIVSNDSTISTIEDSDMFREEFQQQLDQYDVVPWVTIAFTKERKWAE
- a CDS encoding type 1 glutamine amidotransferase domain-containing protein codes for the protein MSKHVAVLVTDMVEEIELTDPVKAYKEAGHTVDIISNEGNKTINGKNGDEIQADRGIDEVNANDYDALLVPGGFSPDLLRIDPKNSEFAKAFLQDNKPVFAICHGPQFLVNTDLLKGRELTSFVSVRKDLENAGATVKDEEVIVDGNLVTSRTPDDLPAFNRESLNLLEK
- a CDS encoding PQQ-dependent sugar dehydrogenase; the protein is MKKYMALGLVIALAGCAPDEEEPESETGEDIDDQEDETTDEDGEAFDVEDGEYEEIATGLEAPWSIVRADDDEFFITERAGAIVHIDGEEVTQEDINLNEEVWDEGEGGLLGMVLVPEGDEEAIVYHTYEDDEGTVLNRIVAIERDAEGWQETDVLLDDIPGDTIHDGGRLAIGPDDHLYATTGDADVEELSQDTDSLAGNILRMELDGSVPEDNPFDDSYVYSYGHRNPQGIDWSGDGRMFSSEHGPTAQDEVNEIEVGSNYGWPEITGDEEAEGMESPIFESGDDTWAPSGAAFAGESDFYVTGLAGEELMRFDVDNGEMETVFEGEGRLRDVLIDGDALYVITNNTDGRGDPDEDDDRLLRLGN